ACAAAATAAAACTCATATATTCAAAAATAAAATAATAGTTTCTTTTTTATTTTTTTTATTGATGATAATATCTACGTTATATTATCAAAGGAATAATAATTTTATTGATATATCAAATAGAACTACAGAATATCAAAAAAAGATACAAGAATACAGTAGAGCTCTTGATATAAGTAAAACGAATTATAATAAGTTGATAAGTGAATTAGAATATGAAAAAGAAAAAAATGATTTGATTAATGCAGACAATATATTGCATAATGAAGATTTAGAAAATAATAAAATCTTTAGTGATAATGAATATGAAGTATTCAATAATGCTATTTTTTATTTTAGAGCTAAGGACTATAGTGAAGCGATAGATAGATTTCAATATATAATTAGTAAGGGTGTTGAAGAAAATATAGTAGCAGAATCTACATATTTTATGGCTGTTTCTTATGAGAAAAGTAATAATTATAAATTAGCACAAGAATACTATACGATTTATATAAATAATTATAATACAAGAAACTACTATGATGATTCATTGTATAATTATGGATTGATGTTATATAAACAAGGAAATGTAGATAAATCTAAGAAGATTTTAAATAAACTAAAACTAGATGTACCAGATAGTATTTTTGTGAATTCAAAAGTTAAATATGTTTTAAATAAATAGCAATATTAAAATTAATTGGGGGTGGATGAAATAGAAAGTTTATATGAAATTCTTCAAATTGATAATAAAGTTGATGATAGAGAGATTAAAAAAGCATATGTAAAAATGTTAAGAAAGTATCCTCCTGAGAAAGCACCAGAAGATTTTAAAAAGATTAGAGAAGCGTATGAAAGGTTGATAGATCCAATATCTAGAGCTGAATATGATGCTTTTTCTCAATATAAAGATCAAATAGTTGAGCACGATACGATAGGAAATAATGCATTAGAAAGTGGAGACTATAAAACTGCAATAAAAGAATATAAAAAGATATTAATCATAGAGGCTAATCTAACCTTTGCAAAAAACAAGTTAGGACTAGCATTGATTCATGATGGACAGTACGATGCAGCATTAGTTCAATTTACAGAGTTAATTAAAATAAATCCTAATAATGCAACTTTTTATAGTAATCTTGCCTATATATATAAAGTAAAGTTAGATTATGATAAAGCAGAAGAAGCATGGTTAAAGGCCTATGAACTGGACTCTATAAATGATGATATAATTTTAGCCTTATCGACATTATACATAGATAAAGAAGAGTATGACAAAGCAATTGATTTTTTAAAGAAATGCATAGGGAAAAATAGAGATGATTCTTTTCAAGATTTTATATATTATTTTGAAA
The nucleotide sequence above comes from Natranaerovirga pectinivora. Encoded proteins:
- a CDS encoding tetratricopeptide repeat protein; its protein translation is MNNLIEISNIYYTKALELIKHNKISQAVDLIHICLKYCAKDVQALNLMGICQYMLCDFDKAYFYWSKSVAFDNENNRANYYLDTLNSDSFKKVIKKYNSAIDNINNFKYKDAISILKEIKKENEELIEPYVILGLCYYELNEYSKAKEHIQYALTMDKDNYKYLLYLNEINCKDVLQNKTHIFKNKIIVSFLFFLLMIISTLYYQRNNNFIDISNRTTEYQKKIQEYSRALDISKTNYNKLISELEYEKEKNDLINADNILHNEDLENNKIFSDNEYEVFNNAIFYFRAKDYSEAIDRFQYIISKGVEENIVAESTYFMAVSYEKSNNYKLAQEYYTIYINNYNTRNYYDDSLYNYGLMLYKQGNVDKSKKILNKLKLDVPDSIFVNSKVKYVLNK